The Sediminitomix flava genome includes a window with the following:
- a CDS encoding PKD domain-containing protein: MDASCGTNTVDIPVTLYRIPDQLSLTSIENCILDGTTDLEVITANTEVISGYTYTYTLSALSGGTFSLDAQGSDGSGLELDNISFATGSASITANINLSVGGLNASCTTSSIDIPVTLYRQVDQLTLTAIEECLQDGSTGLLIATENTNPVDSYTYSWSLTGLSGGSIDLRTSGTDDSGLYFDNISFTGSSTEITADLSLTVSGMDASCGTNTVTVSVNIHRLPDQLSLTAQEFCTLNGADNLQVVAENGTSLSGYSYSWTMNSISGGTVSMSATGTDGSGLEFDAITFGTGSSEITANVRLEITGMDASCGTNTVDIPVTLYRIPDQLSLTSIENCILDGTTDLEVVTANTEVISGYTYTYTLSALSGGTFSLDAQGSDGSGLELDNISFATGSASITANINLSVGGLNASCTTSSIDIPVTLYRQVDQLTLTAIEECLQDGSTGLLIATENTNPVDSYTYSWSLTGLSGGSIDLRTSGTDDSGLYFDNISFTGSSTEITADLSLTVSGIDASCGTNTVTVSVNIHRLPDQLSLTAQEFCTLNGTDNLQVAAENGTSLSGYSYSWTMNSISGGTVNMSATGTDGSGLEFDAITFGTGSSEITANVRLEITGMDASCGTNTVDIPVTLYRIPDQLSLTSLEECAADGETSLSMLSPNTENISGYTYSWSLSNFTGGTFTYSAYGNNNSGLDFESISFNGTSNEITADLQLIVAGISASCTSNTITIPVTIHRIPEQFAQNSIEECVLNGTTNLSVVDEVANPIDGYTYTWSISNIDGGSFNISPTGANNSGLNFDNIAFTDGRTQITADVSLEVGGISSTCNSTHTITVEINRIPDQLTLSSIISCEMDGAGNIQVVDPNTVALTDYTYTWSLDNLSGGAINIQTLGADNSGVEFNDIDFFGGGSKITADLNLSISGLDASCTQSTVSIPVEIYRQPDLSAYIAFESCVYNETEDLVLYEEQAETIVGYNYTWNISGISGGNVSYSSFGNNNSGFQLDEVTFNGGSNEITATIELELEGLDGSCTNTTVSIPLTLHRLPDQFDLAEIFIFLCEVDGTVVVEAVAENEVEIDDYVYAWTLSTPSGGTFNMEDFGVNNSGVNFKDIFFDAGSEVITANLNLVVNGLNPVCASASKDIPVTISLKAEEVVLPDTIPCVVDGESEVVFAEPRAELLVGITYSWAVSDLSGGTLETEAYGLSDTGLRFNNVNFEDGVDEITGTVTLTQTTDCSVTEQDTTFTLRRKADLTQFTPQSLCLVEGASNVELFAPQTETVSSFAYAWQIRSVNGGSFSLLATGSDSSGVNLNDVNFDEGVSQIIAEVEVTVTGGCETVSEVVDIVIERSADYSSFTDQDLCVRNGEVDVALFSERTELISGFTYGWTITSISGGTLSLVEFGNNNSGLQLTDIQFDDDATNIVVNIEVAVDGSCDTSPHNVEVTINRKPRLDDIADIVLCEVDGAASVLAMDELSDAVTLFSYNSTLVANSLDGGTFSLAQFGDSNSGINFENINFADGSNQILAEIEIEVQGGCEVVSAIIPVEINRKADLSYLADLELCELNGATNVVAIDTLAESVAGLSYVWAIDNSTLSGGTFELLPMGTNQTGLNLNNIQFLADSSQITADIIVISQGGCEDVSTTIRITINRELEFSSYTDVVLCLDGNEDTVLVYDEMEENISTYNFQWSLSENLQGGVMTVTPFGNMSSGLNFEDIEFADGSLEITGELLLTEVEGACDFSPLTIPVQIQRKPNLDEIPDISLCEVDGTTSVVAWEGISEAISAWNYKYTIDAASLSGGSFTLSTSGNSNSSLSLNTISFAEGSNQITAKVDVEVSGGCETVTKEILVEILRKEDLSTLEDVSVCETDSSTNVVLYDVFEETITGFSYSWSFVTGSVDGGSFTLSPQGSNNSGLEANDITFDVNSYEINAELELTVLGSCEDVSTIVSVQIRRSATFDQPLIYDFCAGENGSLVAVSNDTDLFNFTWAVDSISGANASRTTSLRTSIENTTTATLQDLFVNNEDFLDEEGIIEVVATITSTNKQNTSCTTSETYTIQFVRIPEVELPSSSVEGCSETPNILYPFGADDYTDVYNFSWSLVESSLTGTSTVGTTEIRSLINNSTAQNLEVLILDTYFLDASVTEINFDVELEATNKVVESCQSPSSSAVYSFTIKRSPLVELTETEGSCEDGSIQLQSNYAELSFLAYSWTLNDVQGGGLTSSDLNTFALNLQADYFDPTSYELSAWAKLEVENTLISDGCIGVDSTWVYFHRTPDPSFTMTSTVGCANQETVFDATSSGVPLGANTYEWDFNYDGTTFNTDLTTTDSIVSHEFSGEGTYTVALRITTSLGCTSSDIYQETFTIHPSPEAVFTAPLSVCIDEMVNFTNSSTSGIPNGSLSYSWSYLDEDGVEVGTDSVATPSYTFTTAGVYTVSLTVENELGCLETTTQDIEVLDLADISLSDNVFICFGESATLSVTGGARYEWSTGETTNEISVSPESDTLYTVTTYNINDCPRVDTVFVSVIPTGTLYSTQEACEGELVTLDASLEYDGLVQEVTWSTGERGTSIEVTEAGLYYYDAKVVHIESGVECTYRNEIDLTLNPLPAENYTDEVLFCFENNATLELSAVDGEQLTYLWLDTEETSRSITVSEEGLYSVLITDMSHDTECTTLEEISVREVCPPNFTPPTAFTPNDDGLNDYFYIQGEYLQNIKLGIYNRWGENIFYKEYADHTELKDPKNGWDGTYRGEKVPLGAYVYILEYESEFYPGEKFKEERSITVIY; this comes from the coding sequence ATGGATGCGAGCTGTGGGACAAATACCGTAGATATTCCAGTAACACTTTACCGCATTCCAGATCAGTTGAGTTTGACCTCTATAGAGAATTGTATCTTGGATGGCACAACAGACTTGGAAGTGATTACGGCAAATACTGAAGTGATTTCAGGTTATACTTATACCTATACTTTGAGCGCTTTAAGTGGAGGTACATTCAGCTTAGATGCACAAGGTTCAGACGGTTCAGGTTTGGAGTTGGATAATATCAGCTTTGCGACAGGCAGTGCTAGTATTACGGCAAATATCAACTTAAGTGTTGGCGGTTTGAATGCGAGTTGTACGACAAGTTCAATAGATATCCCTGTAACACTTTATCGACAAGTCGATCAATTAACTTTAACTGCAATAGAAGAATGTTTGCAAGATGGTTCGACAGGTTTATTAATTGCGACAGAGAATACGAATCCTGTTGATAGTTATACTTATTCATGGAGTCTCACAGGTCTTTCGGGAGGAAGCATTGACTTGAGAACAAGTGGAACAGATGATTCGGGTTTATACTTTGACAATATCAGTTTTACAGGCAGTTCAACAGAGATTACAGCTGATTTGAGCTTGACGGTATCTGGAATGGATGCGAGCTGTGGCACAAATACAGTAACTGTATCTGTAAATATTCACCGCTTACCCGATCAACTCAGTCTGACAGCCCAAGAGTTCTGTACCTTAAATGGTGCAGACAATTTACAGGTTGTTGCAGAGAATGGGACAAGCCTTTCAGGTTATAGCTATAGCTGGACAATGAATAGCATCAGTGGGGGAACAGTCAGCATGTCTGCTACAGGCACAGATGGTTCGGGGCTTGAATTTGATGCGATTACATTTGGAACAGGAAGTAGTGAAATTACAGCCAATGTACGTTTGGAAATCACAGGAATGGATGCGAGCTGTGGCACAAATACCGTAGATATTCCAGTAACACTTTACCGCATTCCCGATCAGTTAAGTTTGACATCCATAGAGAATTGTATCTTGGATGGTACAACAGACTTGGAAGTGGTCACGGCAAATACTGAAGTGATTTCAGGTTATACTTACACCTATACCTTGAGTGCTTTGAGTGGAGGTACATTCAGCTTAGATGCACAAGGTTCAGACGGTTCAGGTTTGGAGTTGGATAATATCAGCTTTGCGACAGGCAGTGCTAGTATTACGGCAAATATCAACTTAAGTGTTGGCGGTTTGAATGCGAGTTGTACGACAAGTTCAATAGATATCCCTGTAACACTTTATCGACAAGTCGATCAATTAACTTTAACTGCAATAGAAGAATGTTTGCAAGATGGTTCGACAGGCTTATTAATTGCGACAGAGAATACGAATCCTGTTGATAGTTATACTTATTCATGGAGTCTCACAGGTCTTTCGGGAGGAAGTATTGACTTGAGAACAAGTGGAACAGATGACTCGGGTTTATACTTTGACAATATCAGCTTTACAGGCAGTTCAACAGAGATTACAGCTGATTTGAGCTTGACGGTTTCTGGAATAGATGCGAGTTGTGGCACAAATACAGTAACTGTATCTGTAAATATTCACCGTTTGCCCGATCAACTTAGCTTGACAGCCCAAGAGTTCTGTACCTTAAATGGCACAGACAATTTACAGGTAGCTGCAGAGAATGGAACAAGCCTTTCAGGTTATAGTTATAGCTGGACGATGAATAGCATCAGTGGGGGAACAGTAAATATGTCTGCTACAGGCACAGATGGTTCGGGGCTTGAATTTGATGCGATTACATTTGGTACAGGAAGTAGTGAAATTACAGCCAATGTACGTTTGGAAATCACAGGAATGGATGCGAGTTGTGGGACAAATACCGTAGATATTCCAGTAACACTTTACCGCATTCCCGATCAACTTTCACTCACTTCTTTAGAAGAGTGTGCTGCCGATGGAGAGACAAGTTTAAGTATGTTAAGTCCAAACACAGAGAATATTTCTGGCTATACTTATTCATGGAGTTTGTCGAATTTTACTGGAGGTACTTTTACCTATAGTGCTTACGGAAACAATAATTCAGGGCTTGATTTTGAATCTATTTCATTTAATGGTACTAGTAATGAAATTACAGCAGATTTGCAGTTGATTGTGGCAGGTATCAGTGCTTCATGTACTTCAAATACAATCACTATTCCAGTTACAATACACCGAATTCCTGAACAGTTCGCTCAGAACTCAATAGAAGAATGTGTGCTCAATGGGACTACAAATTTATCAGTAGTTGATGAAGTAGCTAACCCGATAGATGGTTATACCTATACGTGGTCGATTTCAAATATTGATGGTGGTAGTTTCAATATTAGCCCAACAGGAGCAAATAATTCTGGATTAAACTTTGACAACATCGCATTTACAGATGGCCGTACACAGATTACAGCAGATGTGAGCCTTGAGGTGGGTGGCATAAGTAGTACCTGTAATTCAACACATACCATTACAGTAGAAATCAATAGAATTCCTGATCAATTGACACTGTCATCAATCATAAGCTGTGAGATGGATGGTGCAGGAAATATTCAAGTTGTTGATCCTAATACGGTTGCATTAACTGATTATACCTATACTTGGTCGTTAGATAATCTTTCAGGTGGGGCAATCAATATTCAAACCCTAGGGGCGGATAACTCGGGTGTAGAATTTAATGATATAGATTTCTTCGGTGGAGGTTCTAAAATCACAGCTGATCTAAATCTTAGTATTTCAGGTTTAGATGCTTCGTGTACACAGTCTACTGTTAGTATACCTGTAGAAATCTACAGACAACCCGACCTTAGTGCCTATATCGCATTTGAGAGCTGTGTGTATAATGAAACGGAAGACTTGGTCTTGTATGAGGAACAGGCAGAAACCATAGTCGGCTATAATTACACATGGAATATTAGTGGGATAAGTGGAGGAAATGTATCCTATTCATCTTTTGGGAATAACAATTCGGGTTTCCAACTAGATGAAGTCACGTTCAATGGAGGAAGTAATGAAATCACTGCAACCATTGAATTGGAGCTTGAAGGTTTAGATGGCAGTTGTACCAATACAACTGTATCTATCCCATTAACCCTGCATCGTTTGCCTGATCAGTTCGATTTAGCTGAAATCTTTATTTTTCTATGTGAAGTAGATGGAACTGTAGTCGTAGAGGCTGTTGCAGAAAATGAGGTAGAGATCGATGATTATGTTTATGCTTGGACATTATCAACACCTTCAGGAGGAACTTTCAATATGGAAGACTTTGGTGTCAATAACTCAGGTGTGAATTTTAAAGATATCTTTTTTGATGCTGGAAGTGAGGTGATCACAGCCAACTTAAATTTGGTGGTCAATGGTCTTAACCCTGTTTGTGCATCGGCCTCAAAAGATATTCCTGTGACCATCAGTTTAAAAGCAGAAGAAGTAGTGCTACCCGACACCATACCTTGTGTGGTAGATGGCGAAAGTGAAGTGGTATTTGCTGAGCCAAGGGCAGAATTATTGGTCGGGATTACTTATTCATGGGCGGTGTCTGATCTTTCAGGAGGTACCTTGGAGACGGAGGCTTATGGTTTAAGTGATACAGGATTGCGTTTTAACAATGTCAATTTTGAGGATGGTGTTGACGAGATTACAGGTACAGTTACCCTAACACAAACAACAGATTGTAGTGTAACAGAACAGGATACAACTTTTACCCTAAGACGAAAAGCTGATCTCACTCAATTTACCCCACAATCATTGTGTTTAGTGGAAGGTGCTAGTAATGTTGAATTATTTGCACCACAAACTGAAACAGTCTCTAGTTTTGCTTATGCATGGCAAATACGCTCGGTAAATGGAGGAAGTTTTAGTCTGTTAGCCACAGGTTCAGATTCTTCAGGTGTCAATTTGAATGATGTGAATTTTGACGAGGGTGTAAGTCAGATTATTGCAGAGGTAGAAGTGACGGTAACTGGTGGTTGTGAAACCGTAAGCGAAGTTGTAGATATTGTCATTGAGCGTAGTGCCGACTACTCAAGCTTTACAGATCAAGACTTATGTGTGAGAAATGGGGAAGTGGATGTAGCACTGTTTTCAGAGCGTACGGAACTGATCTCAGGGTTTACCTATGGATGGACGATTACTTCAATAAGTGGAGGTACATTGAGTCTTGTAGAGTTTGGTAATAATAACTCTGGTTTACAACTGACAGATATTCAGTTTGATGATGATGCAACGAATATTGTAGTCAATATAGAAGTAGCTGTAGATGGAAGTTGTGATACAAGTCCTCATAACGTTGAAGTGACGATTAATCGAAAACCAAGATTGGATGATATAGCTGACATCGTCTTATGTGAGGTCGATGGCGCAGCTAGTGTGTTGGCTATGGATGAACTCTCAGATGCGGTCACTTTGTTCAGTTACAATAGTACTTTAGTCGCCAATTCGCTAGATGGAGGAACATTCTCCTTAGCACAATTTGGTGATAGTAATTCGGGGATAAATTTCGAGAATATCAATTTTGCAGATGGCAGTAACCAAATCCTAGCTGAAATAGAAATAGAAGTTCAAGGAGGTTGTGAAGTGGTCAGTGCGATAATTCCTGTAGAGATCAATCGTAAAGCTGATCTTAGTTATTTAGCTGATCTAGAACTTTGTGAATTAAACGGAGCAACAAATGTAGTGGCTATAGATACATTAGCAGAGTCAGTAGCTGGTTTAAGTTATGTTTGGGCCATTGACAATAGTACCTTAAGCGGAGGAACATTTGAACTTCTTCCTATGGGAACAAATCAAACGGGCTTGAACTTGAATAACATTCAGTTTTTAGCAGATAGCAGTCAGATTACAGCAGATATCATTGTGATTTCTCAAGGAGGCTGTGAAGACGTAAGCACTACAATTCGTATCACAATTAATAGAGAATTAGAATTTTCATCATATACAGATGTTGTATTATGTCTTGACGGAAATGAAGATACCGTCTTGGTCTATGATGAAATGGAAGAAAATATCTCAACTTATAATTTCCAATGGAGTCTGTCGGAAAATTTACAAGGGGGTGTAATGACAGTTACTCCATTTGGAAATATGAGTTCGGGTTTGAACTTTGAAGATATCGAGTTTGCAGATGGAAGCCTAGAAATTACAGGAGAATTACTGCTGACAGAGGTAGAAGGAGCCTGTGATTTTAGTCCTTTAACTATTCCAGTTCAAATCCAGAGAAAACCAAATCTTGATGAGATACCTGATATTTCGCTTTGTGAGGTTGATGGCACCACATCAGTGGTTGCTTGGGAAGGTATTTCAGAAGCAATCTCAGCTTGGAATTATAAATATACGATAGATGCAGCAAGTCTGAGTGGGGGAAGTTTTACCTTATCAACTTCAGGAAATAGTAATTCTAGCTTAAGCTTAAATACCATCAGTTTTGCAGAGGGAAGCAACCAAATTACAGCTAAAGTTGACGTAGAGGTGAGTGGAGGTTGTGAAACGGTAACTAAGGAAATCTTAGTAGAAATTCTGAGAAAAGAAGACTTAAGTACACTAGAAGATGTATCCGTTTGTGAAACAGATAGTAGCACAAATGTTGTGCTCTATGATGTGTTTGAAGAAACGATTACGGGTTTTAGTTATTCTTGGAGTTTTGTGACGGGCTCAGTAGATGGTGGTTCTTTCACATTAAGCCCTCAAGGTTCAAATAACTCTGGTTTGGAAGCAAATGATATTACTTTTGATGTAAATAGTTATGAAATAAATGCTGAGCTCGAACTTACAGTACTAGGAAGCTGTGAGGATGTGAGTACCATTGTGAGTGTTCAAATTCGACGTTCGGCAACTTTTGACCAACCGCTTATCTATGACTTCTGTGCTGGGGAGAACGGGAGTCTAGTGGCGGTCTCAAACGATACAGACTTATTCAATTTTACTTGGGCAGTTGATTCCATTTCAGGAGCAAATGCAAGTAGAACCACAAGCTTACGTACGAGCATTGAAAATACAACAACGGCTACTCTTCAAGATCTTTTTGTGAATAATGAAGATTTCCTCGATGAAGAAGGAATTATAGAAGTAGTTGCCACAATTACAAGTACGAACAAACAGAATACCTCGTGTACAACATCGGAAACGTATACCATTCAGTTTGTGAGAATTCCTGAGGTAGAACTACCGTCTAGTAGTGTAGAGGGCTGTTCTGAAACACCAAATATTCTTTATCCTTTTGGTGCGGATGACTATACCGATGTCTATAATTTTAGTTGGTCATTGGTTGAAAGTTCTTTAACAGGAACAAGTACAGTCGGTACTACTGAGATCAGATCATTAATTAATAATTCGACTGCGCAGAACCTTGAAGTCCTTATTCTGGATACTTATTTCTTAGATGCGAGTGTAACGGAAATAAACTTTGATGTAGAACTAGAGGCAACGAATAAAGTGGTAGAAAGCTGTCAATCACCAAGTAGTTCTGCCGTTTATAGCTTTACTATCAAGCGATCTCCTTTGGTGGAGCTTACGGAAACAGAAGGATCATGTGAAGATGGTTCTATTCAACTGCAATCAAATTATGCAGAATTGTCATTCTTAGCGTATTCTTGGACACTAAATGATGTACAAGGTGGTGGATTAACCAGTTCAGATTTGAATACTTTTGCGCTGAATCTTCAAGCCGATTATTTTGATCCGACGAGTTATGAGTTGAGTGCTTGGGCTAAGTTGGAAGTTGAAAACACGCTGATCTCTGATGGATGTATCGGGGTAGATTCTACTTGGGTCTATTTCCACAGAACACCAGATCCATCTTTCACAATGACATCTACCGTAGGTTGTGCCAACCAAGAGACCGTTTTTGATGCCACTTCTTCTGGTGTGCCTTTAGGAGCAAATACCTATGAATGGGATTTCAACTACGATGGAACAACCTTCAATACAGATTTAACAACAACAGATTCTATCGTCTCACATGAATTTAGTGGAGAAGGGACATACACGGTTGCTTTAAGAATAACGACTTCATTAGGGTGTACTTCATCTGATATATATCAAGAGACGTTTACAATACATCCATCACCTGAAGCGGTCTTTACAGCACCACTTTCAGTTTGTATAGATGAAATGGTGAATTTCACGAACTCTTCAACAAGTGGAATACCAAATGGAAGCTTGAGCTATTCGTGGTCTTATTTGGATGAGGATGGGGTAGAGGTCGGAACAGACAGTGTAGCAACTCCATCGTATACCTTTACTACAGCAGGAGTTTATACTGTATCGCTTACGGTAGAAAATGAATTGGGTTGTTTGGAGACTACAACACAAGATATTGAAGTTTTAGACCTTGCAGATATCAGTTTATCCGATAATGTATTTATCTGTTTTGGTGAGTCTGCAACACTTAGTGTAACAGGTGGCGCTAGATATGAGTGGAGTACAGGAGAAACTACAAATGAAATCAGTGTTTCACCTGAGTCAGATACTTTATATACGGTTACAACTTATAATATTAATGACTGCCCGAGAGTAGATACTGTATTTGTGAGTGTAATCCCTACGGGTACATTATATTCTACACAAGAAGCTTGTGAAGGTGAGCTCGTAACCTTAGATGCAAGCCTTGAGTATGACGGTTTGGTACAAGAGGTTACTTGGAGTACAGGAGAGCGTGGAACAAGCATTGAGGTAACAGAAGCTGGACTTTACTACTATGATGCAAAGGTAGTCCATATAGAATCTGGTGTGGAGTGTACGTATAGAAATGAAATTGATTTGACACTTAATCCTTTACCCGCTGAAAATTATACAGATGAGGTCTTGTTCTGTTTTGAAAATAATGCCACACTAGAACTTTCGGCTGTAGATGGTGAGCAGTTGACCTACTTGTGGTTAGATACAGAAGAAACAAGCCGTAGTATAACAGTTAGTGAAGAAGGCTTGTATAGTGTACTCATTACGGATATGTCGCATGATACAGAATGTACCACATTGGAAGAAATTTCAGTCCGAGAAGTATGTCCGCCAAACTTTACACCTCCGACTGCATTTACACCAAACGATGATGGCTTGAACGATTACTTCTACATACAAGGGGAGTATCTACAAAATATTAAACTAGGTATCTATAACCGATGGGGAGAAAATATCTTCTATAAAGAATATGCTGACCACACTGAATTGAAAGATCCTAAAAATGGATGGGATGGAACATACCGAGGAGAAAAAGTGCCATTAGGGGCTTATGTGTATATTCTGGAGTATGAGAGTGAATTCTATCCAGGTGAGAAGTTTAAAGAAGAACGTAGTATTACGGTTATATATTAG
- a CDS encoding DUF4382 domain-containing protein, translating to MLKSIFKYSIITLGLFSLFSCSDDENGTARVEVRLTDAPADYEEVNINVENVRLNLSSDESEEGWKDMEGVESGMYNLLELTGGVDALLANNELPAGYLSQIRLVLGDGNNLVVDGTEYALSTPSAQSSGLKINLQQELLDGITYKILLDFDVAKSIVEKGNGGYSLKPVIRAMAEAQTGAVLGQVNPVVQSMAYAIVDADTIASAATSEEGIFFLRGLEAANYKVAVVPATDSGYATVEEENVEVTIGEVNDLGVIDLSEL from the coding sequence ATGTTAAAATCAATTTTTAAGTACTCAATTATCACACTAGGCTTGTTTTCACTTTTTTCATGTAGTGATGATGAAAATGGAACAGCAAGAGTTGAAGTTAGGCTAACAGATGCGCCAGCAGACTATGAAGAAGTAAACATCAATGTGGAGAATGTTCGCCTTAATCTATCTTCAGATGAAAGTGAAGAAGGTTGGAAAGACATGGAAGGTGTTGAAAGTGGAATGTACAATTTGTTGGAGCTGACAGGTGGTGTAGATGCACTCTTGGCGAACAATGAATTACCTGCTGGATACCTTTCTCAAATCCGATTAGTACTTGGGGATGGTAACAATTTAGTAGTTGACGGTACAGAGTATGCTCTTAGTACTCCTTCAGCCCAATCTTCAGGTCTGAAAATCAATTTACAGCAAGAATTGCTTGATGGCATCACATATAAAATCTTGCTAGACTTTGATGTCGCAAAATCAATCGTTGAGAAAGGCAATGGAGGGTATAGCTTAAAGCCTGTGATCAGAGCAATGGCTGAGGCTCAAACTGGTGCTGTGCTAGGTCAAGTGAACCCTGTGGTTCAGTCAATGGCATATGCAATTGTAGATGCAGATACGATTGCTAGTGCTGCGACTAGTGAAGAAGGAATTTTCTTTTTGAGAGGTCTTGAAGCAGCAAATTATAAAGTAGCTGTAGTTCCTGCAACAGATAGTGGTTATGCTACTGTTGAAGAAGAAAATGTTGAAGTGACGATTGGTGAGGTAAATGACTTAGGTGTTATTGACTTGTCAGAATTATAA
- a CDS encoding T9SS type A sorting domain-containing protein codes for MFTSTQRLLTLSLCMLSVMFFTQQTSYAQNVPTDDLLSVCEKIETDGIDGNNLNSNACSFSQNVGGNTITTDIDVDLELPNDFSCELEVCYTISAENAPSLSNMSFNFLDELGSSILGSNIQISQIQFSYDGDVYTSVTGQASETALSCDGGGGIKLGTENNGIVNLGICVDDLTDGFKIEGNDFADDGICAEDSDYDEEEECDFVDLEICVTLRRSLTATTPTDIQLEIIPKAGPSSSSAICKIIDAFPSESCDRITPVSLTSFSVKDLGTTTLLEWETASEIDSKVFEIQHSIDGINFEKIGEELAFGTTEVLQQYKFTHQEPLQGYNYYRLRQVDLDGSYEYSKTITLNKEAGAYELMLYPVPAADIVQFKNLRLQTLERVKVTVYDLLGMPVLETYILEKSNQLDVSKLPQGAYSVHLNYGNQTESFRLIKRN; via the coding sequence ATGTTTACTTCTACTCAAAGGCTACTAACCCTTAGCCTCTGTATGCTAAGTGTAATGTTCTTTACACAACAAACTTCCTACGCTCAAAATGTTCCAACTGACGACCTTCTTTCAGTCTGTGAAAAAATTGAAACAGATGGCATAGATGGAAACAACTTAAACTCAAATGCATGTTCTTTCTCCCAGAATGTAGGAGGAAATACCATCACAACAGATATTGATGTAGATTTAGAATTACCTAATGACTTTAGTTGTGAACTCGAAGTATGCTATACGATCAGTGCTGAAAATGCTCCTTCATTATCAAATATGAGTTTCAATTTCTTAGATGAACTTGGTAGCTCAATTCTTGGAAGTAACATTCAGATTTCTCAGATACAATTCTCCTATGATGGAGATGTTTATACATCTGTAACTGGTCAAGCAAGTGAAACCGCTTTGAGTTGTGATGGCGGTGGAGGAATCAAATTAGGAACAGAAAATAATGGTATTGTAAACCTTGGTATATGTGTCGATGACCTAACAGATGGATTTAAAATTGAAGGGAATGACTTTGCTGACGACGGTATTTGTGCTGAAGATTCTGACTATGATGAAGAGGAAGAATGTGATTTTGTAGACCTTGAAATCTGTGTAACACTAAGAAGAAGTTTAACTGCCACTACTCCAACAGACATCCAATTAGAAATTATTCCTAAAGCTGGCCCCAGTTCATCTTCTGCAATCTGTAAAATTATAGATGCATTTCCTTCTGAATCTTGTGACCGTATCACTCCTGTAAGCCTAACAAGTTTCAGTGTAAAAGATCTTGGTACTACTACTCTACTTGAGTGGGAAACGGCTTCTGAAATTGATAGTAAAGTATTTGAAATACAACACTCTATTGATGGTATCAACTTCGAAAAAATTGGAGAAGAATTGGCCTTTGGTACCACTGAAGTACTCCAACAGTATAAGTTTACACATCAAGAACCTCTACAAGGTTACAACTACTACAGGCTTCGTCAAGTTGACCTAGATGGTAGCTATGAGTACTCGAAAACCATTACATTAAATAAAGAGGCGGGTGCATATGAATTGATGCTCTATCCTGTCCCTGCAGCAGACATTGTACAGTTCAAAAACTTAAGACTCCAGACTTTAGAAAGAGTAAAAGTGACTGTCTACGATTTACTAGGAATGCCAGTACTTGAAACATATATCTTAGAAAAAAGTAATCAACTCGATGTTTCAAAATTACCACAAGGAGCCTACTCCGTTCATTTGAACTATGGCAATCAAACAGAAAGCTTCCGTCTGATAAAAAGAAATTAA